From Triticum aestivum cultivar Chinese Spring chromosome 7B, IWGSC CS RefSeq v2.1, whole genome shotgun sequence:
ACGTTATCGTGGTGTTTGTATATAAGTTATCATGACAACGGTACATAAATTATCATACTATTTACATAGTAATTATCAGGGTACGTTTCAAGCACCCCTCGCGTTGAAATATTACCGTCATATTTGTATCTAAATTATCAGGGCTGCAGTGCATAAATTATCATGTCATTTACACAACAGTTACCGGAGTAATGTTTTCCAAAGAGAAAATTTTCAAAGTCAAAGTTATCAACTATGTTGtgtgtatattatcatgttatttgcataaaAATTACCGGGGTATGATTTCCAACAACTTTATCCTGGGGTCAAAGGAGTTACCACGGTGTTCTTATGTGGGTTATCAGCTTTGTTGTGTGTATACTACCATCCTATTTACACAGAATTTATCAGGGGTTGTTTTTCAATATTTTTCCTCGGGTCAAATGGTTACCAGAGTGTTTGTAAGTGAGTTATCAACTTTGTTGTgtctatattatcatgttatttacatacAAGTTACCGGACTAGATTATTTAACATTTTTGGGTAAAAAGGTTACAATGGTGCTTGTACGCGAGTTATCATCTTTgtttttcttatattatcatgATGTTTGCGCAAAAGTTACCGGGGGTATTGTTTTCAACAACTTTCATTCTCGGGTTAAAAGAATTATCGTAGTGTTTGTATGTGAGTTATCGGCTCTATTGTGTGTATATTACTATCATATAAGTTATCGGAGTTTGTTTCTCCACTAAATTTTTCCCCAGTCAAAAGTTACTGGCTCTATTGTGTGACCACAGTTGTTTGTTATATTGTCAGATCGTGCGTAAATTACTGTGTTATTTACACAAAATTGATGTGTATATTATCCTGTTGTTTAGACAAAAGTTATCGAGATATGTTTCAATATTTTTTCCGGGTCAAAATTACCAATGGTATTTGTATGTAAATTATCAAATCTACGATGCATAATCGTGCTATTTACCCATATGTTATCACGGTCTTTGCATCATAATTTACTAGGTCCACATGCGTCAAATACCATGCTATTTTTTTTGCGGGAGaaataccatgctatttacacacaAGTTCCCGGTTTTGTCGCCTGAGAGAAACGGATCGAGTTGTTTTTCATTTCCACTCATTTAATAAGGTATAAAAACATGTAATCTTCGTGTAAAACCAGAAGAGAGAGTTAGCTCAGTTGGTAGCGTGCTATGGCCTCAACCAACAGGTTCTAGGTTTGATTCTTGCTAGcgcccctttttttcttttccacGCGCGAGACTGAAAAAAACCACATCGAGCGATTGTTGTGCGGGAGACTGGAAAAAAAATTGGATCGAGCGATTGTTGCGTGGGATGAGCGGATCGAGCGGTCGCCAGATCGTACGTGCCTGTTGCAAACCACCAGTCGGTAGGAAAATAGCATTGTCGTTTCAATATTTGATGACTTCCAGTTGACCATAATACAACTTCCACAAGATATGGCATTGGACATTATAACTATGGGATGTTCGGGTATTTGGTCCATAAGGAATGACAAGATCTTCATATCAGTTGTACCACACATTCAGGGGTGGAAATTTTATCTTCAAGAAGGACTGTGTGGGCTGCTCAGATAAAAACAAATCACTCCAAAGCAGAAAAGATTCGTAGTTGGGTTGATCGGAACATTTAATTAGTTTTTTTAATGTTCTATAAAACTGGCATAGGTTGATTCCTTTTGTTGTAAGAACGGATTGTACCTTAGAACTATTGTTCTACGGTTTCACGGTAAAAAAAACTTGTGCCTGGTCAGCACACTTGGTTCTACACACCCGTGGCATGTAAAATGTAGCCACACCACCATTAACCTAGTAAAAGTGGGGTGGATTGAAAGTGGCACGCCACTAATTGAGATTGTGTATACGCATTTCTACACTAGTGtacaactgtaatttgttcaccgcACCTGTGCaatgttatttttgaagaaatgccaCTAGTGAAGTTATGGATCCCTATCGATTATTCTTCATAATCACAACCCCGATCCTTTTTGCTAATGTTATTTACAATCTAAACTGGTTTACTTTTGGTTCTATAATCCAATTCCAAACATACAATACGCTTATCCTTGCAATCAACAAAACTAGTGAGATTGGCAACCTCACTAGACAAGTTGGGTACCATGGAGGCATTGCCCGGTAGTCATCCTCGTGCGGCACCGCCCAACAACCAAATCCCCGACGCTCGAGCTCGAGCAGAGGTCGGGCCGATTCGGCAGCATGGACGACGACGCCAAGTTGGTCCATGGCAGCTCCGGGTGACCTCCGCCGGATGGTGCGCCCACCACATGCTTATTGCAACGCCATCAGGCCCCGCCCAAGCATGAGGCGCCATCTCTGCACTATCCGCCTTCGCGGCGTCCAATCGCTGCCCACCCATCGCCCAATGCTACGGGAACGATGCCCTGCAGGCGCCGTCAGCCGTGCAGACGAGCCCAGTGGTGCCAACTGACGATgacaactgggggggggggggtgttacacCACAAAGGCTCCCCAAAAAGTTGATCGGGCGTCTAACTAGGACAGTGGGAGTCTGTTTTCGCCCGGTAAGATTCCCACACATTTAGGCAAACTTATATTTAGGCCAAAACAGAAATAAGGTAACTAAAACCACATATTAAAGTGTAGAACCACAAGTGTTTTGAAGAATAGTTCGACAGGGTTCTACTTGGAAGTTGAGGAAGTAAGCCGAAATAGATGGTGGAAAGGCGAATGATGAACAAGAGGATATGCTTGATCAACGAATTATTAGGCACTCGATAGAGGCGTTACCAACACATTCTTATTCTCTCATCACCTACTAGAAACCAAAATAATCACTAAAGCCAACTAATCCTGGGAAAGATGCTGCATCACTCCCTAATCATCTCAAGTTTATCTGGCCCCAAAGAAAAAGCGGGAAAACGGAGCATCTTCTTCCTCCCTGATCACTCATGCTGATCCGCCAAAAAGCCCAGAAAACCTCTCTAAAGCCCTGCAGAAGGGCCCCATCTCCCCACACGCACAAGCGCTTTCCCGGACACTAGCCATTATCACCACCATCTCAGTCAGCCTCAGTCTCGTCCTCTCCTCACTCACCGTTTCCCACTCTCCACTCTCCACTCCCCCAATGGAGGGCACTCACCTGCTGCTCTCTGTCCTCGTCGTCCTTGCAAGCCACTCGCTTGCCAATGTCAATGGCGACACCGACGTTTCGGGCGGCAGCGGCACGACGACGACGTACATCGTGTTCATGGACCCGGCGGCCATGCCGGCGGCGCACCCATCCCCGGCCCATTGGCACGCGGCGCACCTCCAGTCCCTGTCCATCGACCCGGCGCGCCACCTGCTCTACTCCTACTCCGTCGCTGCGCACGGTTTCGCGGCGGCGCTGCTCCCGCACCACCTGCCGCTCCTCCGTGACAGCCCGGGCGTGCTGCAGGTCGTGCCGGACACCGTGTTCCAGCTCCACACCACGCGCACCCCGGAGTTCTTGGGGCTGCTCTCCCCGGCGTACCAGCCGGCCATCCACAACCTGGACGCGGCCTCGCACGATGTGGTCATAGGGGTTCTTGACACCGGCGTCTGGCCGGAGTCGCCGAGCTTCGCGGGCGGCGACCTCCCGCCGCCACCCGCGCATTGGAAGGGCGTGTGCGAGGCTGGCGTGGACTTCCCGCCGAGCTCGTGCGGGAGGAAGCTCGTAGGCGCACGGAGCTTCTCGCGGGGCTTCCGCGCCGCGAACGGCGGCCGCGGGCGAATGGGCGTGGGGAGGCGGTCGGCGCGGGACAGGGACGGGCACGGGACGCACACGGCGACGACTGCGGCGGGCGCGGCGGTGGCCAACGCGAGCCTGTTCGGGTACGCCACAGGGACGGCACGCGGAATGGCGCCCGGGGCTCGCGTGGCGGCGTACAAGGTGTGCTGGCCGGAGGGGTGCCTCGGCTCTGACATTCTAGCTGGCATTGACTCCGCCGTGGCCGACGGGGTGGGCGTGCTATCCCTCtcgctcggcggcggcgcggcgccgtACTACAGGGACACCGTGGCAGTAGGCGCCTTCggtgcggcggcggccggcgtgttCGTGGCCTGCTCAGCAGGCAACTCCGGCCCGTCCGGCGCCACGGTCGCGAACTCCGCGCCGTGGGTGGCCACCGTCGGCGCGGGCACGCTGGACCGCGACTTCCCTGCCTACGTCACGCTCCCATCCGGCGCGCGTCTGGCCGGCGTGTCCCTCTACGCCCAATCCGGCCGCCCCGTCATGCTCCCTCTCGTCTACGGCGACAGCCGCGACAACGCGAGCAAGCTCTGTCTCTCGGGCACGCTCAACCCGGCGTCCGTGCGCGGCAAGATTGTCCTGTGCGACCGCGGCGTGAACGCGCGCGTGGAGAAGGGCGCCGTCGTCAAGGCCGCTGGCGGCGCCGGGATGGTGCTGGCGAACACTGCAGCGAGCGGAGAGGAGCTCGTGGCGGACAGCCACCTCCTCCCGGCCGTGGCGGTGGGCAAGTCGACCGGTGACAAGATACGGGACTATGCGCAGCGCGGTGGCCGGCCGATGGCAATGCTGAGCTTCGGCGGCACGGCCCTCGGCATCCGGCCGTCGCCCGTCGTGGCGGCGTTCAGCTCCCGCGGGCCCAACACCGTCGTGCCCGACATCCTGAAGCCGGACATGATCGGTCCGGGCGTGAACATCCTGGCCGGGTGGTCCGGCGTCAAAGGGCCGACCGGGCTCGCCAAGGACGGCCGCCGGACTCCCTTCAACATCATCTCCGGTGAGTGTACTGTTCAGATTCAGTTTTTGCTGATATTGTCatcatgttttttttttgaaaaagttatTGTCATCATGTTTGGAATTACTACTCATTTTTTTACAGCTTGCACAAATTGACTATGAAAAAATGCTACCCACAAACAAATCCTTTAGACCTTTGTTTCAAAAAGGCACCATTTCATTTCAACTTTCGCTGCTTGTTGGAAGAAACAGAAACAGCACTTGTTTTCACTGCCTTTTGTCAGACGCGCACATGTGATGCTGCTCTAGACGACTAGACTAGATGTGAAACCTTTCAAAGCCAACACCACCAAAGAAAGTTACTTTCCCTTGTTACTTTTTGGTTTGAGTGGTTTCTAGCATTGCATGCTGGATCTCGTGACAAGATACCGGATTGCCTCCAAACCAAATATGAGTAGTACAATATTCAGCTCACTCCCTTTGTGTTTTACTCTTTACTGAACAATAGTCTGATTGTGATTCCTGCAGGGACATCGATGTCCTGCCCACACATCAGCGGACTCGCCGCGCTGCTCAAGGCGGCGCACCCCAACTGGAGCCCTGCGGCCATCAAGTCGGCGCTGATGACCACCACATACACCATGGACAACACGAACTCCTCGCTCCGGGACGCCGCCGGGAGCTCACCGGCGACCCCGTTCGGCTTCGGCGCAGGCCACGTCGACCCACAGAAGGCGCTCTCCCCGGGCCTCGTGTACGACATCTCCACCAGCGACTACGTCGCCTTCCTCTGCTCCCTGGACTACAGCGCGACCCACATCCGGGTGATCACCAAGATGGCCAACGTCTCGTGCCCGCCAAGGTCCCGCCCCGGCGACCTCAACTACCCAT
This genomic window contains:
- the LOC123157019 gene encoding subtilisin-like protease SBT1.8; amino-acid sequence: MEGTHLLLSVLVVLASHSLANVNGDTDVSGGSGTTTTYIVFMDPAAMPAAHPSPAHWHAAHLQSLSIDPARHLLYSYSVAAHGFAAALLPHHLPLLRDSPGVLQVVPDTVFQLHTTRTPEFLGLLSPAYQPAIHNLDAASHDVVIGVLDTGVWPESPSFAGGDLPPPPAHWKGVCEAGVDFPPSSCGRKLVGARSFSRGFRAANGGRGRMGVGRRSARDRDGHGTHTATTAAGAAVANASLFGYATGTARGMAPGARVAAYKVCWPEGCLGSDILAGIDSAVADGVGVLSLSLGGGAAPYYRDTVAVGAFGAAAAGVFVACSAGNSGPSGATVANSAPWVATVGAGTLDRDFPAYVTLPSGARLAGVSLYAQSGRPVMLPLVYGDSRDNASKLCLSGTLNPASVRGKIVLCDRGVNARVEKGAVVKAAGGAGMVLANTAASGEELVADSHLLPAVAVGKSTGDKIRDYAQRGGRPMAMLSFGGTALGIRPSPVVAAFSSRGPNTVVPDILKPDMIGPGVNILAGWSGVKGPTGLAKDGRRTPFNIISGTSMSCPHISGLAALLKAAHPNWSPAAIKSALMTTTYTMDNTNSSLRDAAGSSPATPFGFGAGHVDPQKALSPGLVYDISTSDYVAFLCSLDYSATHIRVITKMANVSCPPRSRPGDLNYPSFSVVFRKKPTHAVRYRRELTNVGPAMAVYDVKVSGPASVGVTVTPAKLVFKKVGQKQRYYVTFESKASGAGRGKPDFGWISWASDEHVVRSPVAYTWKM